Proteins from one Malania oleifera isolate guangnan ecotype guangnan chromosome 4, ASM2987363v1, whole genome shotgun sequence genomic window:
- the LOC131154587 gene encoding DEAD-box ATP-dependent RNA helicase 41-like isoform X1, producing the protein MDDGNKLDGWQSSTSAVDVADATVDNVKERCWDQREALPGEPRCVICGRYGEYICHETDDDICSLECKQAALHRTANSLLPAGCLAVARLPTTDECFYVRDIHDKSEPGGLSSYQTEFLRRKFEICVKGDFVPDPVMSFSSCNLPPKLLQNMDAAGYGMPTPVQMQAIPAALIGKSLLVSAGTGSGKTGSFLIPVVSFCVKFRPERTSNQKKPLAMVLTPTRELCMQVEEQAKLLGKGLPFKTALVVGGDAMAKQFHRIEQGVELIVGTPGRLIDLLTKHNIELDDVSILVLDEVDCMLQRGFRDQVMQIFRALSQPQVLMCSATLSQEVDKMANSLAKDLVFVSVGKPNKPSMAVKQIAIWVESKQKKKKLFDILMSKWHFTPPVVVFVGSRLGADLLAEAISFTTGMKALSIHGEKPMQERREIMRSFLAGDVPVIVATGVLGRGVDLLFVRQVIVFDMPNSIKEYVHQIGRASRLGEEGRAILFVNDENKTIFPELVELLKSSGAAIPQELNSRCTTIGKGQKKRKLGC; encoded by the exons ATGGATGACGGAAACAAACTTGATGGATGGCAGAGCTCAACGTCAGCAGTGGATGTTGCTGATGCTACAG TGGATAATGTGAAGGAGAGGTGTTGGGATCAGAGGGAAGCTCTTCCGGGGGAGCCTCGATGTGTTATATGTGGCCGCTATGGTGAATATATATGTCACGAGACAGATGATGATATTTGCAGCTTGGAATGTAAGCAGGCAGCTTTACACAGGACTGCCAACTCCCTGTTGCCAGCTGGTTGTTTGGCTGTTGCAAGACTACCGACAACTGATGAGTGCTTTTATGTTAGGGATATTCATGATAAATCCGAACCTGGAGGTTTGAGTAGTTATCAGACTGAATTTCTCAGAAGGAAGTTTGAAATCTGTGTGAAAGGAGACTTTGTTCCAGACCCTGTAATGTCATTCTCTTCTTGCAATCTGCCTCCGAAACTTCTGCAAAATATGGATGCAGCTGGATATGGAATGCCTACACCTGTCCAAATGCAAGCAATACCTGCTGCTTTGATTGGAAAAAGTCTGCTTGTTTCTGCTGGCACGGGCTCAGGGAAAACGGGTTCCTTTCTGATACCTGTAGTTTCTTTCTGTGTGAAATTTCGTCCTGAGCGCACTTCAAACCAGAAGAAGCCGCTAGCAATGGTTCTGACGCCAACTAGAGAGCTCTGTATGCAGGTGGAAGAACAAGCGAAGTTGCTTGGAAAAGGATTGCCCTTTAAAACTGCCCTTGTGGTTGGTGGTGACGCAATGGCCAAACAATTCCACCGCATTGAGCAAGGGGTGGAACTTATTGTAGGAACTCCGGGCAGGCTTATAGATCTTTTAACAAAGCATAACATTGAATTAGATgatgtttcaattcttgttcttGACGAGGTAGACTGCATGCTTCAGAGGGGTTTCCGTGATCAAGTAATGCAGATTTTCAGAGCTCTTTCACAACCGCAGGTTTTGATGTGTTCCGCAACTTTATCACAAGAGGTTGATAAGATGGCAAATTCATTGGCAAAAGATTTAGTTTTTGTTTCCGTGGGAAAGCCAAACAAACCAAGTATGGCTGTTAAGCAAATAGCTATTTGGGTTGAGTcaaagcaaaaaaagaaaaagctttTTGACATATTAATGAGCAAGTGGCATTTCACACCACCAGTTGTTGTGTTTGTGGGGTCGAGACTTGGAGCAGATCTCCTTGCTGAAGCAATATCCTTCACCACTGGGATGAAAGCCTTATCAATTCATGGGGAAAAGCCCATGCAGGAGAGGAGAGAAATAATGAGGTCATTTTTGGCCGGGGACGTACCTGTGATTGTGGCCACTGGGGTTTTGGGTCGGGGAGTTGATCTTTTGTTTGTAAGACAGGttatagtgtttgacatgccaaacTCCATCAAAGAGTATGTCCATCAGATTGGAAGGGCATCCAGATTGGGAGAGGAGGGTAGGGCAATTTTGTTTGTGAATGATGAGAATAAAACTATTTTTCCAGAGTTGGTTGAACTATTGAAGTCTTCTGGAGCTGCTATTCCTCAGGAGCTTAATTCACGGTGCACAACCATAGGCAAGGGACAGAAGAAAAGGAAGCTTGGTtgctga
- the LOC131154587 gene encoding DEAD-box ATP-dependent RNA helicase 41-like isoform X2, with the protein MTETNLMDGRAQRQQWMLLMLQAVDNVKERCWDQREALPGEPRCVICGRYGEYICHETDDDICSLECKQAALHRTANSLLPAGCLAVARLPTTDECFYVRDIHDKSEPGGLSSYQTEFLRRKFEICVKGDFVPDPVMSFSSCNLPPKLLQNMDAAGYGMPTPVQMQAIPAALIGKSLLVSAGTGSGKTGSFLIPVVSFCVKFRPERTSNQKKPLAMVLTPTRELCMQVEEQAKLLGKGLPFKTALVVGGDAMAKQFHRIEQGVELIVGTPGRLIDLLTKHNIELDDVSILVLDEVDCMLQRGFRDQVMQIFRALSQPQVLMCSATLSQEVDKMANSLAKDLVFVSVGKPNKPSMAVKQIAIWVESKQKKKKLFDILMSKWHFTPPVVVFVGSRLGADLLAEAISFTTGMKALSIHGEKPMQERREIMRSFLAGDVPVIVATGVLGRGVDLLFVRQVIVFDMPNSIKEYVHQIGRASRLGEEGRAILFVNDENKTIFPELVELLKSSGAAIPQELNSRCTTIGKGQKKRKLGC; encoded by the exons ATGACGGAAACAAACTTGATGGATGGCAGAGCTCAACGTCAGCAGTGGATGTTGCTGATGCTACAG GCAGTGGATAATGTGAAGGAGAGGTGTTGGGATCAGAGGGAAGCTCTTCCGGGGGAGCCTCGATGTGTTATATGTGGCCGCTATGGTGAATATATATGTCACGAGACAGATGATGATATTTGCAGCTTGGAATGTAAGCAGGCAGCTTTACACAGGACTGCCAACTCCCTGTTGCCAGCTGGTTGTTTGGCTGTTGCAAGACTACCGACAACTGATGAGTGCTTTTATGTTAGGGATATTCATGATAAATCCGAACCTGGAGGTTTGAGTAGTTATCAGACTGAATTTCTCAGAAGGAAGTTTGAAATCTGTGTGAAAGGAGACTTTGTTCCAGACCCTGTAATGTCATTCTCTTCTTGCAATCTGCCTCCGAAACTTCTGCAAAATATGGATGCAGCTGGATATGGAATGCCTACACCTGTCCAAATGCAAGCAATACCTGCTGCTTTGATTGGAAAAAGTCTGCTTGTTTCTGCTGGCACGGGCTCAGGGAAAACGGGTTCCTTTCTGATACCTGTAGTTTCTTTCTGTGTGAAATTTCGTCCTGAGCGCACTTCAAACCAGAAGAAGCCGCTAGCAATGGTTCTGACGCCAACTAGAGAGCTCTGTATGCAGGTGGAAGAACAAGCGAAGTTGCTTGGAAAAGGATTGCCCTTTAAAACTGCCCTTGTGGTTGGTGGTGACGCAATGGCCAAACAATTCCACCGCATTGAGCAAGGGGTGGAACTTATTGTAGGAACTCCGGGCAGGCTTATAGATCTTTTAACAAAGCATAACATTGAATTAGATgatgtttcaattcttgttcttGACGAGGTAGACTGCATGCTTCAGAGGGGTTTCCGTGATCAAGTAATGCAGATTTTCAGAGCTCTTTCACAACCGCAGGTTTTGATGTGTTCCGCAACTTTATCACAAGAGGTTGATAAGATGGCAAATTCATTGGCAAAAGATTTAGTTTTTGTTTCCGTGGGAAAGCCAAACAAACCAAGTATGGCTGTTAAGCAAATAGCTATTTGGGTTGAGTcaaagcaaaaaaagaaaaagctttTTGACATATTAATGAGCAAGTGGCATTTCACACCACCAGTTGTTGTGTTTGTGGGGTCGAGACTTGGAGCAGATCTCCTTGCTGAAGCAATATCCTTCACCACTGGGATGAAAGCCTTATCAATTCATGGGGAAAAGCCCATGCAGGAGAGGAGAGAAATAATGAGGTCATTTTTGGCCGGGGACGTACCTGTGATTGTGGCCACTGGGGTTTTGGGTCGGGGAGTTGATCTTTTGTTTGTAAGACAGGttatagtgtttgacatgccaaacTCCATCAAAGAGTATGTCCATCAGATTGGAAGGGCATCCAGATTGGGAGAGGAGGGTAGGGCAATTTTGTTTGTGAATGATGAGAATAAAACTATTTTTCCAGAGTTGGTTGAACTATTGAAGTCTTCTGGAGCTGCTATTCCTCAGGAGCTTAATTCACGGTGCACAACCATAGGCAAGGGACAGAAGAAAAGGAAGCTTGGTtgctga